The following proteins come from a genomic window of Rhinoderma darwinii isolate aRhiDar2 unplaced genomic scaffold, aRhiDar2.hap1 Scaffold_597, whole genome shotgun sequence:
- the ARF1 gene encoding ADP-ribosylation factor 1: protein MGNMFANLFKGLFGKKEMRILMVGLDAAGKTTILYKLKLGEIVTTIPTIGFNVETVEYKNISFTVWDVGGQDKIRPLWRHYFQNTQGLIFVVDSNDRERVNEAREELMRMLAEDELRDAVLLVFANKQDLPNAMNAAEITDKLGLHSLRHRNWYIQATCATSGDGLYEGLDWLSNQLRNQK from the exons ATGGGGAATATGTTCGCCAACTTGTTCAAAGGCCTTTTTGGCAagaaagagatgaggatcctcatGGTGGGGCTGGATGCTGCGGGCAAAACCACTATATTATACAAGCTGAAACTGGGAGAGATCGTGACCACTATCCCCACAATAG GTTTTAATGTAGAGACCGTAGAATATAAGAACATCAGCTTCACAGTATGGGATGTGGGTGGTCAGGACAAGATCAGACCCCTCTGGCGTCATTACTTCCAGAACACACAAG GGCTGATCTTTGTGGTGGACAGTAATGACCGGGAGCGAGTGAACGAGGCTCGGGAGGAGCTGATGAGGATGTTGGCAGAGGACGAGCTGCGAGATGCCGTCTTGCTAGTCTTCGCTAACAAACAG GACCTTCCCAACGCTATGAACGCAGCAGAAATCACAGACAAGTTAGGACTTCACTCCCTTCGCCATAGAAACTGGTACATTCAGGCCACCTGCGCCACTAGTGGAGATGGGCTCTATGAAGGACTGGACTGGCTGTCCAATCAGCTCCGGAACCAGAAATGA